In the Paenibacillus sp. FSL H7-0357 genome, one interval contains:
- a CDS encoding DUF2798 domain-containing protein, producing the protein MGRNKKEALVFTCMMCVLMVVGMSFYNVMLNTGLTHTLFRDVAIGLLPALVVALFCDVVIVSKAAKGLAFRLVKPADPMIKKVLFISFFMVCGMVLCMSLYGTLAHYGFGDNFLRHYLSTAGLNIICALPLQLIVVGPLTRFLFTRIYPVNSAVQSA; encoded by the coding sequence ATGGGCAGAAACAAGAAAGAAGCTTTAGTATTCACCTGTATGATGTGCGTGTTGATGGTCGTAGGAATGAGCTTTTACAACGTGATGTTAAACACTGGCTTAACCCATACCTTATTCCGTGATGTTGCGATCGGTCTACTTCCTGCACTCGTCGTCGCCTTATTCTGTGATGTTGTCATCGTCAGTAAAGCGGCCAAAGGTCTGGCCTTTAGATTGGTTAAACCGGCCGATCCTATGATTAAAAAGGTGCTGTTCATTTCCTTCTTCATGGTCTGCGGTATGGTGCTCTGCATGTCCCTATATGGCACACTAGCACACTACGGATTCGGAGACAACTTCCTCCGTCACTATCTGTCCACTGCCGGACTGAACATCATTTGCGCCCTGCCGCTACAGCTGATTGTTGTAGGGCCGCTAACCCGTTTCCTGTTCACCAGGATCTACCCGGTAAACAGTGCTGTGCAAAGCGCATAG
- a CDS encoding carbohydrate ABC transporter permease, translating into MAQSSFKKESLGNRLFTIVNTTLLSLISLICLLPFINVFASSFASTQEVVEKRFILFPTTFSLDAYRYILSTSTIFKGLSVSIGVTLVGTVVSMVLTALMAYGLSRRYLYGRNLINFVVVFSMLFSGGMIPTFLVVKYFGLIDSYWSLIFPVAINAFNLIIMRNFFQALPDSLEESAKIDGSNDFGVFLKIMLPLALPSIATLSLFYGVAYWNTYTTALLYITDSVKWPIQVLLRQIVIVSSGMQGENTSVDVIPPPQTIKMAVIVVATVPMLIAYPFVQKHFTKGALLGAVKG; encoded by the coding sequence ATGGCGCAATCATCATTCAAAAAAGAATCTCTGGGCAACCGGCTGTTTACCATAGTAAACACCACCCTGCTGTCACTCATTTCACTCATCTGTCTTTTACCCTTTATCAATGTATTTGCCAGTTCCTTTGCCTCAACACAGGAAGTAGTGGAGAAGAGATTCATTCTGTTCCCGACCACCTTCTCCCTGGATGCTTACCGCTATATCCTGTCAACATCCACGATCTTTAAAGGCCTGTCCGTATCCATTGGAGTCACTCTGGTAGGTACGGTGGTAAGTATGGTTCTTACAGCTCTGATGGCCTACGGATTATCCCGCAGATATTTATATGGAAGAAACCTCATCAATTTTGTTGTGGTGTTCTCCATGCTGTTCAGCGGCGGTATGATCCCTACCTTCCTCGTTGTTAAATATTTCGGACTCATTGATTCTTACTGGTCGCTGATTTTTCCTGTGGCCATCAATGCCTTTAACCTGATCATCATGCGCAACTTCTTCCAGGCGCTTCCGGACAGTCTGGAGGAGTCAGCCAAGATCGACGGCTCTAATGATTTTGGCGTATTCCTCAAAATCATGCTGCCGCTTGCGCTGCCTTCGATTGCGACCCTCTCCCTGTTCTACGGGGTGGCTTACTGGAACACTTACACTACCGCCCTTCTATATATCACAGACTCTGTGAAATGGCCGATTCAGGTGCTGCTGCGCCAGATTGTTATCGTCTCCAGCGGGATGCAGGGAGAGAATACTTCAGTCGATGTCATTCCTCCTCCACAAACGATCAAGATGGCAGTTATCGTTGTTGCCACCGTTCCGATGCTGATTGCTTATCCGTTTGTGCAGAAGCACTTCACGAAAGGTGCACTGCTGGGCGCGGTAAAAGGCTGA
- a CDS encoding extracellular solute-binding protein encodes MNRNYKKLAALMLCSGLMLTACGGNNNNANNGQAEATNAGANSSGAAETTAKAKISWMNMLHTASPPTDTVLNKIEELTNTEIEFSWVPDPSKEERINTALASDSLADMVTLTILDNSSVRNALKAGVFWEVSPYLDEFPNLAAISQETRTSASIEGKLYGIPFQKAVARNGVVIRKDWLDKLGLAVPKTTDELMEVAKAFTEKDPDGNGKKDTTGFMDRSDLVYGAFKTLGSYFGTPNIWAVDDAGKMTPEFDTESYIKTMDYMKALYEGGYINQDFAVTAKTDQQQNFAQGRAGIYVGALFDSKNLMKMSKGIQDNMELVMVNDITSTGNEADRAIWAGANGIGGLLSFPKSEVKDEKELKRILQFVNDTMSDEIYALMTYGIQDVHYTVDADMAVTIKDADLWQQEVQPFASSRVKETGYKIHDSDPLKVEAERLIEENAKYGVLNPAFSLESETHTTQGSELTKIVTDATYKYILGKIDLNGYKSEIEKWKKSGGSKIITEYEAAYKAVNP; translated from the coding sequence ATGAATCGCAATTACAAGAAGCTTGCAGCTTTGATGTTGTGCAGCGGGCTTATGCTCACAGCTTGCGGGGGCAACAACAATAACGCTAATAACGGCCAGGCTGAAGCTACGAATGCAGGGGCAAATTCATCCGGAGCAGCCGAAACGACTGCCAAAGCCAAGATTAGCTGGATGAACATGCTGCATACGGCATCACCGCCAACAGACACTGTACTGAACAAAATTGAAGAATTGACGAATACGGAAATTGAATTCTCCTGGGTTCCGGATCCATCCAAAGAAGAACGCATCAATACCGCACTCGCTTCTGATTCCCTCGCGGATATGGTCACCCTGACGATCCTGGATAACTCTTCGGTCCGCAATGCCTTGAAAGCGGGCGTGTTCTGGGAAGTGAGTCCTTATCTGGATGAATTCCCGAATCTGGCGGCGATCTCCCAGGAAACCCGGACTTCGGCCTCGATCGAAGGAAAGCTATATGGCATCCCGTTCCAGAAAGCGGTAGCCAGAAATGGTGTCGTTATCCGCAAGGACTGGCTGGATAAACTGGGTCTAGCAGTGCCGAAGACTACAGACGAACTGATGGAAGTTGCGAAAGCGTTTACGGAGAAGGACCCGGACGGCAACGGCAAAAAGGATACAACCGGCTTTATGGACCGCAGCGACCTCGTCTACGGAGCGTTCAAAACATTAGGCTCTTACTTCGGAACACCAAACATCTGGGCTGTGGATGATGCGGGCAAGATGACACCGGAGTTCGATACGGAATCTTACATTAAAACCATGGATTATATGAAAGCTTTGTATGAAGGCGGCTACATCAACCAAGACTTTGCCGTAACGGCCAAAACCGACCAGCAGCAGAACTTTGCACAAGGTAGAGCCGGAATTTATGTAGGTGCTCTGTTTGACAGCAAAAACCTGATGAAAATGTCCAAGGGTATCCAGGATAACATGGAGCTGGTTATGGTCAATGACATCACCTCAACGGGCAATGAAGCGGACCGTGCGATTTGGGCGGGCGCCAACGGCATCGGCGGCTTGCTGTCCTTCCCGAAATCGGAAGTTAAGGATGAGAAAGAGCTGAAGCGTATTCTGCAATTTGTGAACGATACCATGAGCGATGAAATCTACGCCCTCATGACTTACGGTATTCAGGATGTTCATTATACGGTGGATGCCGATATGGCTGTTACTATTAAAGATGCCGATCTTTGGCAGCAGGAAGTGCAGCCGTTCGCGTCCTCCCGTGTAAAAGAAACCGGATATAAGATTCATGATTCCGATCCGCTCAAGGTTGAAGCCGAGCGGCTGATCGAAGAAAATGCCAAGTATGGGGTACTTAATCCTGCCTTTTCGCTGGAATCCGAGACCCACACAACCCAAGGCTCTGAGCTGACAAAGATTGTTACGGATGCCACCTATAAATATATTCTCGGTAAAATCGACTTGAACGGCTATAAGTCCGAGATTGAAAAGTGGAAGAAATCAGGCGGCAGCAAGATTATTACCGAATACGAAGCTGCTTACAAAGCAGTTAACCCTTAA
- a CDS encoding ABC transporter permease, with protein MELNAVPVRRKRTPHSLLSLKRHKLLYLMILPGFLYFVIFKYLPMGGMIIAFQDYQPYLGITGSPWVGFKHFVRLFTEPTFFMLLRNTLILFALNIVIFFPLPIILALMLNEVRNKMFKSVVQTIIYIPHFLSWVIIVSITYVFMNVDGGVLNEMIAAMGGQKISFLTSPEWLRTVYIGQIIWKELGWSTIIYLAAITVVDTQLYEAAEMDGAGRLRKTWHITLPAIRPVIITLLILKIGHTLDLGFEHMYLLINSLNREAGEIFDTYIYTAGLKNGQLSFSTTVGLFKGVVGLVLVMLSNKLAKKVGEDGVY; from the coding sequence ATGGAGTTGAACGCTGTGCCGGTGAGGAGAAAGCGAACCCCGCACAGCCTGCTGAGTTTAAAAAGACACAAGCTATTGTATCTGATGATACTGCCGGGATTTTTGTATTTTGTAATTTTTAAGTACCTGCCTATGGGCGGAATGATTATCGCCTTTCAGGATTATCAGCCGTATCTGGGCATCACGGGAAGTCCTTGGGTGGGGTTCAAGCATTTCGTCCGTTTGTTTACGGAACCAACCTTCTTTATGCTGCTGCGCAATACACTCATCTTGTTTGCGCTAAATATTGTAATCTTTTTCCCGCTGCCGATTATTCTGGCGCTGATGCTGAATGAGGTCCGGAACAAAATGTTCAAAAGTGTGGTTCAGACCATCATTTATATCCCGCATTTCCTGTCATGGGTTATCATTGTCTCCATTACTTATGTATTCATGAATGTGGACGGCGGGGTACTGAATGAGATGATTGCCGCGATGGGCGGACAGAAGATCAGCTTCCTGACTTCGCCAGAGTGGCTGCGCACCGTGTATATCGGACAGATCATCTGGAAAGAGCTTGGCTGGTCGACCATTATCTATCTGGCAGCCATTACTGTAGTAGATACCCAATTATATGAGGCTGCGGAGATGGATGGTGCAGGGAGATTGCGCAAAACCTGGCATATCACGTTGCCGGCGATTCGCCCGGTAATCATCACCTTGCTGATTCTGAAAATCGGACATACGCTGGATCTTGGATTTGAGCACATGTATCTCTTAATCAACTCCCTGAACCGCGAAGCTGGCGAAATCTTCGATACTTATATATACACCGCCGGTCTCAAGAATGGTCAATTGAGCTTCAGTACTACTGTCGGCCTGTTCAAAGGCGTGGTTGGTCTCGTCCTTGTCATGCTGTCAAACAAGCTGGCTAAGAAGGTCGGAGAAGACGGCGTATATTAA
- a CDS encoding MarR family winged helix-turn-helix transcriptional regulator, translating into MKDYILGLNLIDLVSEKHNALREKVNETSGEQLNKTETHILAKLELHGMLTISEISRQISISRQGAQKTINVLLAEGYVETAVVEGNSRDKHIVLTPKGIAVCRSMLEIKQSIEAEIAAKIGRDQVETLRKLLTEDWL; encoded by the coding sequence ATGAAAGACTATATTCTTGGTTTGAACTTAATAGATTTAGTCAGTGAGAAGCATAATGCTCTGCGGGAAAAAGTAAATGAAACCAGCGGTGAGCAGCTGAACAAGACTGAGACACATATTCTGGCGAAGCTGGAGCTGCATGGCATGCTCACAATTTCGGAGATCAGCAGGCAGATCAGCATTTCCCGCCAGGGTGCGCAAAAAACGATTAACGTTCTGCTGGCTGAAGGATATGTAGAAACCGCCGTGGTAGAAGGGAACTCCCGTGACAAGCATATTGTGCTAACACCTAAAGGTATTGCGGTCTGCCGGAGCATGCTGGAGATCAAGCAGAGCATCGAGGCGGAGATCGCCGCCAAAATTGGCCGGGACCAGGTGGAAACGTTGAGAAAGCTGCTTACGGAGGATTGGCTCTGA
- a CDS encoding AraC family transcriptional regulator, whose translation MKKGRMFYKIFIPILVLGIGLVISFGSYIYLTTIHSVIDSVASGKQSLITQIKNTLEQKIKTIEYAFNTYSTTSSFSEVVNNPMTEEDFQAYRDINSQLNYIATMGMDVGVKYSLISLVQDWKISDGSLSLLTEENRKNLYESYINNQNKGLFWIKTDKGIRFVNTLPVFSQNKQAIGLADISLQTLRNILQTEDNTTVFILNRQGELLYESATGKNLLTSGQMQRITNIAENESQTGTVALEKANYQKVEAIYAKSSYNNWIYVTLLDQQEISDALATTRFGLIILGVVITLLIVVVAYVISVHFTKPIRQIQRRLAVSTQPEDKNEIDWIINSIDTILSEKESLEGLLESELPQLETQFMLNLFRSRITAEELELNMSRFGYSPTEDSVYSTMLIQLDNYGERQASDKDLLLVAVNKLVEELIPKARRMIPILLNDRTQATILIYEGMNEQEHRKQALEDAKKIIKTVRDILKLSVSVGISNLYQDLASSKEACEMSKQALHHRLNLGKESIIFYEDIATVISGPVLLHYPVELESQLFDAIRLGDEELVSRSLYPLLGEMMKYSKNPLNFEVTLIRFVNNLIQLEQLIGVEVLLTQDNYALYHRLLDIRNPEEIERILVNEVIRPMVTSMKEKTTRQFRSLSDQIAAIVRAEFDQELSLEIIGERLHYSPNYLSSIFKKEFGVTFSEYVMNYRLEMAKKWLVESEMTIKEIAERLQYHNPQNFIRSFRKKEHVTPGAYRAMKQDK comes from the coding sequence ATGAAAAAGGGCAGGATGTTTTATAAGATTTTTATTCCGATTCTGGTATTGGGCATCGGCCTCGTCATCAGCTTCGGCAGCTATATTTATTTGACGACGATTCATTCGGTTATTGATAGTGTTGCCAGCGGCAAGCAGAGTCTAATCACCCAAATCAAAAATACGCTGGAGCAGAAAATTAAAACCATAGAGTATGCCTTCAATACTTACAGTACGACCAGTTCCTTCAGCGAGGTCGTCAACAATCCGATGACAGAGGAGGACTTTCAGGCGTACCGGGATATCAATTCCCAGCTCAACTATATCGCTACGATGGGGATGGATGTCGGCGTAAAATATTCGCTGATCAGTCTGGTGCAAGACTGGAAAATTTCTGATGGAAGCCTTTCTCTTCTAACAGAGGAAAATCGGAAGAACCTGTACGAAAGTTATATCAACAATCAGAACAAGGGATTGTTCTGGATCAAGACGGATAAAGGAATCCGTTTTGTGAATACGCTTCCTGTATTCTCTCAGAACAAGCAGGCGATTGGCCTAGCCGATATTTCGCTGCAGACACTGCGGAATATTCTGCAGACGGAGGACAACACCACAGTGTTCATTCTGAACCGGCAGGGTGAACTGCTGTATGAATCGGCAACCGGGAAGAACCTGTTGACCAGCGGGCAAATGCAACGCATCACCAATATTGCCGAGAATGAAAGCCAGACTGGGACAGTAGCCCTGGAGAAAGCCAATTATCAAAAGGTTGAAGCCATTTATGCCAAATCTTCTTATAATAATTGGATTTATGTCACGCTTCTGGACCAGCAGGAAATCTCCGATGCCCTGGCCACGACCCGTTTCGGCTTAATCATCCTGGGAGTGGTGATCACCCTGCTAATTGTTGTGGTGGCCTATGTAATCTCCGTGCATTTCACCAAGCCGATCCGCCAGATTCAGCGCAGGCTGGCGGTCAGCACCCAGCCGGAGGACAAGAATGAGATCGACTGGATTATCAATTCAATTGATACGATTCTGTCGGAGAAGGAAAGTCTGGAGGGACTTTTGGAGTCAGAATTGCCGCAGCTGGAAACGCAGTTTATGCTGAACCTGTTCCGCAGCCGGATTACCGCCGAAGAGCTGGAGCTTAATATGTCCCGCTTCGGTTATTCCCCCACGGAGGATTCAGTGTATTCCACGATGCTGATCCAGCTTGATAATTACGGGGAACGGCAGGCAAGCGACAAGGATCTGCTGCTTGTCGCAGTCAACAAGCTGGTGGAGGAATTGATTCCGAAAGCGCGGAGAATGATTCCGATCTTGCTGAATGACCGGACGCAGGCAACCATTCTGATCTATGAGGGAATGAATGAGCAGGAACACCGGAAGCAAGCGCTCGAGGATGCGAAGAAAATTATCAAAACAGTCAGGGATATCCTGAAGCTGTCAGTCAGTGTCGGCATTAGTAATCTCTATCAGGATTTGGCCTCCAGCAAGGAAGCCTGCGAAATGAGCAAGCAGGCGCTGCATCATCGTCTGAATCTGGGCAAAGAGTCGATTATCTTTTATGAAGATATAGCAACGGTTATTTCAGGTCCTGTCCTGCTGCATTATCCGGTAGAACTGGAATCACAGCTGTTCGACGCCATCCGGCTCGGGGATGAGGAGCTGGTATCGCGATCCTTGTACCCGCTTCTTGGCGAAATGATGAAGTATAGCAAGAACCCGCTCAATTTCGAAGTTACCCTGATCCGGTTCGTGAATAATCTGATTCAGCTGGAACAATTGATTGGCGTAGAGGTGCTGCTGACTCAGGACAATTATGCCTTGTATCACCGGCTGCTGGATATCCGCAATCCGGAGGAGATTGAACGCATTCTGGTGAATGAAGTCATCCGGCCGATGGTAACCAGCATGAAGGAGAAGACGACCCGCCAATTCCGCAGCCTCTCCGACCAGATTGCCGCCATTGTGCGCGCCGAATTTGATCAGGAGCTGTCGCTGGAGATTATCGGCGAGCGTCTGCATTACAGTCCGAACTATTTGAGCAGCATCTTCAAGAAGGAATTTGGTGTAACCTTCAGTGAATATGTCATGAACTACCGGCTGGAAATGGCCAAGAAATGGCTGGTGGAGAGCGAGATGACCATTAAGGAGATTGCTGAGCGGTTGCAATATCATAATCCACAGAACTTCATCCGCTCCTTCCGCAAGAAGGAGCATGTGACACCCGGTGCATACCGCGCAATGAAACAGGACAAGTAG
- a CDS encoding glycoside hydrolase family 88/105 protein: MANTNKSSANLNWAVKMADSIMERTPRLYEDKGYKGKWSYDYGVILKGFELLWKQTGEAKYYHYIQENMDYFIGEDGSVKGYRLEEYNIDHLNNGKLLFVLHRETGQEKYKKAAALLRKQITAHPRTSEGAFWHKKIYPYQIWLDGLYMGSPFYLEHLLAFEEGKGLEDVTRQFILCARHTKDEHTGLLYHAWDEQRVQPWCDPETGLSPNFWGRSLGWYVMALADVLEMLPAEHTDYGTLVSILQDTLSTLRKYQDQDSGVWYQVVNEGGRKGNYLEASASSMITYAIAKGIRLGLLDNSWLETLDRAYQGLIAEFVLVTNSGWANLNKNCQVAGLGGDDRRDGSYAYYISEPIITNDQKGLGAFLLACGEYEFLQRPAAGKE; this comes from the coding sequence ATGGCAAACACGAATAAATCTTCAGCAAACTTGAACTGGGCTGTAAAGATGGCGGATTCCATCATGGAACGGACGCCTAGATTATATGAGGACAAAGGGTATAAGGGCAAGTGGTCTTATGATTACGGTGTTATTCTGAAGGGCTTCGAACTGCTGTGGAAACAGACCGGTGAAGCGAAGTATTACCATTATATTCAGGAAAACATGGACTATTTCATCGGGGAAGACGGTTCAGTGAAGGGCTACCGGCTCGAAGAATACAATATTGATCATCTCAATAACGGAAAGCTGCTGTTCGTTCTTCACCGGGAAACAGGCCAGGAGAAATACAAAAAGGCAGCCGCATTGTTAAGAAAGCAAATCACAGCGCATCCCCGGACCTCGGAAGGTGCATTTTGGCATAAAAAAATTTATCCCTACCAAATCTGGCTTGATGGCTTGTATATGGGATCACCCTTCTATCTGGAGCATTTGCTCGCCTTCGAAGAAGGGAAAGGTCTGGAAGATGTAACCCGCCAGTTCATCCTTTGTGCGCGCCATACCAAGGACGAACACACGGGACTCTTGTATCATGCCTGGGATGAACAGCGTGTTCAGCCGTGGTGCGATCCTGAAACCGGACTGTCACCGAATTTCTGGGGGCGCTCCCTGGGCTGGTATGTGATGGCGCTGGCCGATGTGCTTGAGATGCTTCCTGCCGAACATACCGATTACGGCACGCTGGTGAGTATTCTTCAAGATACGCTCTCCACTTTGCGCAAGTATCAGGATCAAGACAGCGGGGTATGGTATCAGGTTGTCAATGAGGGTGGACGCAAAGGCAACTATTTGGAGGCCTCCGCTTCCAGCATGATTACCTATGCGATCGCCAAGGGCATCCGGCTTGGTCTGCTGGATAATAGCTGGCTCGAAACGCTGGATCGCGCCTATCAGGGGCTGATCGCGGAATTTGTGCTTGTGACGAACAGCGGCTGGGCTAACTTGAACAAAAACTGCCAAGTCGCCGGACTCGGCGGGGATGACCGGAGAGACGGCAGCTACGCCTACTATATCAGTGAGCCGATCATCACCAATGATCAAAAAGGGCTTGGCGCATTCCTGCTCGCTTGCGGGGAGTACGAATTCCTGCAGCGTCCGGCCGCCGGGAAGGAATAG